In Dehalococcoidia bacterium, the following proteins share a genomic window:
- a CDS encoding HNH endonuclease has translation MLVFRRDGGRCVYCGCYLLERTHPLRCSYAESGEYWEIDHKTPVDSFGTNDFNNLQLTCSMCNADKGTMSDRKYRDVLASRVEFEESSESTSSEELWRGIMERRILTREALQEQVDSTDNTVSV, from the coding sequence TTGCTAGTCTTTAGGCGAGATGGAGGAAGGTGTGTGTACTGTGGCTGTTACTTACTAGAGCGGACTCATCCACTGAGATGCAGCTATGCTGAGAGCGGGGAATATTGGGAGATTGACCATAAGACGCCCGTGGACTCCTTTGGTACTAATGACTTCAATAATCTTCAGTTGACCTGTTCAATGTGCAACGCAGACAAGGGCACGATGAGTGATAGAAAGTACCGTGACGTACTCGCATCTCGCGTCGAATTTGAGGAATCATCCGAATCTACGAGTTCAGAAGAGCTTTGGCGAGGCATCATGGAGCGCCGGATCCTAACTCGCGAAGCGTTGCAGGAACAAGTGGATTCGACAGATAATACCGTTTCAGTCTGA